From Triticum urartu cultivar G1812 chromosome 2, Tu2.1, whole genome shotgun sequence, a single genomic window includes:
- the LOC125541155 gene encoding peroxidase 2-like, whose amino-acid sequence MVKIAALALLALLGSVACQGDNGSPAESPAYSASSAPASLKAISYPPGASPSQPMPSPIVLSPSPLAQPPSPSVDLGAPSRSPPVYPPSVSQPALPPSASSSAPSASSPEYLPSPSPSVSGQTPPTYSPDPSPPSHPPTISPSPLSPSTTIAYPPSPSPSQPAYLPSPSPINPRQPNPASPSPSPAPYISSPSPSPSPSPDSPAPAPYPPSNSPSPSTPVSGLSVGHYSYSCPNAEAIVREAVKNATEKNRGTGAGLIRLFFHDCFVRGCDASVLLNTTGSGEPTELKGPPNKTLRGFEVIDAAKAALEEACPGVVSCADVLAFAGRDATFFLTNRTAAYFPMPAGRYDGRVSFANETTLNLPSPTSGLQQLNKSFHAKGLSLEDMVTLSGAHSVGRSSCSSFHDRIPPNPSDMDPEFASSLREQCSSSDPSAMQDFKTPDDLDRQYYQNAVDHKVLFTSDAALMASNETARMVLDNAHVSGLWEKKFAAAMVKMGGVGVKTSADGEIRKKCWIVNKV is encoded by the exons ATGGTGAAGATCGCCGCCCTCGCCTTGCTCGCGTTGCTGGGATCCGTGGCGTGCCAAGGTGACAATGGCTCGCCTGCGGAGTCACCGGCGTATTCTGCAAGCTCGGCCCCGGCGAGCTTGAAGGCGATCAGTTATCCTCCAGGTGCCAGCCCCAGCCAACCCATGCCGAGCCCGATTGTGTTGAGCCCGAGCCCGCTCGCTCAGCCTCCTAGTCCTAGCGTCGACCTAGGCGCACCGAGCCGAAGCCCGCCGGTATATCCACCGAGTGTCAGCCAACCCGCTCTTCCTCCGTCTGCTTCTTCCAGTGCCCCGAGCGCAAGCTCACCGGAGTACCTTCCTAGCCCTAGTCCAAGCGTGTCTGGTCAAACCCCACCCACATATTCACCTGACCCaagtccacctagtcatcctcctACCATTAGTCCAAGCCCATTGAGCCCGAGCACTACTATTGCTTATCCACCGAGCCCAAGCCCTAGCCAACCCGCATATCTTCCTAGCCCAAGCCCGATCAATCCAAGGCAACCCAATCCTGCCAGCCCTAGCCCTAGTCCAGCACCGTATATTTCAAGCCCTAGCCCAAGCCCAAGCCCAAGCCCGGATAGCCCTGCTCCAGCCCCTTATCCTCCCAGTAACTCTCCCAGCCCAAGCACTCCCGTTTCAGGGCTCAGTGTCGGTCACTACAGCTACTCCTGCCCAAATGCGGAGGCCATTGTCAGGGAGGCCGTGAAGAACGCCACGGAGAAGAATCGCGGCACCGGCGCGGGGCTCATCCGTCTCTTCTTCCACGACTGCTTCGTCCGG GGGTGCGATGCTTCCGTTCTCCTCAACACGACCGGCTCCGGCGAGCCGACAGAGTTGAAGGGCCCGCCGAACAAGACCCTCCGAGGCTTCGAGGTCATCGACGCGGCAAAGGCGGCGCTCGAGGAGGCCTGCCCCGGAGTTGTCTCTTGTGCGGACGTCCTCGCCTTCGCCGGCCGCGACGCCACCTTCTTCCTCACCAACCGCACGGCCGCCTACTTCCCGATGCCGGCCGGCCGCTACGACGGGCGCGTGTCTTTCGCCAACGAGACCACCCTCAACCTGCCGTCGCCCACCTCCGGCCTCCAGCAGCTCAACAAGAGCTTCCACGCCAAGGGGCTGAGCCTCGAGGACATGGTCACCCTTTCCGGCGCGCACTCCGTCGGCCGCTCCAGCTGCTCGTCCTTCCACGACCGCATCCCCCCCAACCCCTCCGACATGGACCCCGAGTTCGCGAGCTCCCTGCGGGAGCAGTGCAGCAGCAGCGACCCCTCGGCGATGCAGGACTTCAAGACCCCCGACGACCTGGACCGGCAGTACTACCAGAACGCCGTGGACCACAAGGTGCTGTTCACCTCCGACGCGGCGCTCATGGCGTCGAACGAGACGGCGAGGATGGTGCTCGATAACGCTCATGTCAGTGGGCTGTGGGAGAAGAAGTTTGCGGCGGCGATGGTGAAGATGGGCGGCGTCGGGGTCAAGACCAGCGCCGACGGCGAGATCAGGAAGAAATGCTGGATCGTCAACAAAGTGTGA